A single window of Corvus hawaiiensis isolate bCorHaw1 chromosome 22, bCorHaw1.pri.cur, whole genome shotgun sequence DNA harbors:
- the VAMP3 gene encoding vesicle-associated membrane protein 3, with the protein MSANVPGSSNMAAGGNRRLQQTQHQVDEVVDIMRVNVDKVLERDQKLSELDDRADALQAGASQFETSAAKLKRKYWWKNCKMWAILIAVVVIIIIIIIVWSVYS; encoded by the exons AT GTCAGCCAACGTCCCCGGAAGCTCAAATATGGCTGCTGGAGGCAATCGCCGGCTTCAGCAGACTCAACACCAAGTAGATGAG GTTGTTGACATCATGAGAGTGAATGTGGACAAGGTATTAGAGCGAGATCAGAAGCTGTCAGAGCTGGATGACCGCGCTGATGCCCTGCAAGCAGGAGCTTCCCAGTTTGAGACCAGCGCGGCCAAGCTGAAGAGGAAGTATTGGTGGAAGAACTGCAAG ATGTGGGCAATATTGATAGCTGTTGTTgtcattatcatcatcatcattattg tCTGGAGTGTGTATTCATGA